In the genome of Mytilus edulis chromosome 14, xbMytEdul2.2, whole genome shotgun sequence, the window ttaaagtctACTTTTCCTTTAATGTATTCTACAAACTGTTTACGAACTAAGCTGCTGTTTAAGTTTCGATTTGAAAAGACCTTTTCGATAAAACCATTTTCAATATCTTTTAACAATCGGTCAAAATATTTTCTTTCGTTCTTTTCATCGACATGGATGACATCTTGTAATGATACATTTTCAATAGTTTTTGTCATAACTTTCAACAGAAAACGATCACGAATGATATCTGCATCAGCAATGTCAAGAATGaggtcaaattttttttcaccGCAAAAAGCCACTAATATGTCAAATACTTTTTCATTGCCAATACGGTAGGTCTCTCCATGTTTCTGAACATACGTCTTTTTAAGATTGTGTATCTCGGACTTGACAACTTGAATTGAAAACGATGATTGCAAATGTAGATGATCAGAAATGTCCTCCAGAAAAATCTTTATTCCTGAGAATTTATTTAATACCGTTTTATGTACACGATTGTTATATACAATGAATACTATTAATGTTGCAATGGTTTTCTGATCTTGAGCGTCAAATAACCTAACTAATTCATTTCGTATAACTTCATCCGGGTTTGAAAAAAACTTTACAATAtctaatgatttttgtttttgatattgatTACAAAGAAGCGGGAAGAAAAAGTActttgtaattaaattttcatttgatgTTTTAAGCACTTGCAGATCATGGTGAGATAGAAATATATTTCCAATTAACATTCTCTCTTTTTCTGTTAAACATAATTTCTCTGATATCATGTCACATTCCACTTCCAATAGAATTTTATTCCTTTTAAATAACCGATCTTGACTAATGTGAGTACGACATGATGCTATAATTTTTATGTCACTGCTTAAAACCATCGATAAAATATCGTTTGAGATGTCAATCCATCGATTTACCTTACAAATATCGATGCTATATGTTCCACATGCATCATCAATAACAAACATCTGTTTACAGTCCGGATTAAAATACTGTTTTATTTCTTCAGGATTACACACTGGAATTATATCGTATACTTTGTCATGATGGAACTGTAAAGCAACATAATGAAGAGCAGAAGATTTCCCACAGCCAAATGTCCCGGTTACCAAGACGATATTGTTGTATGTCAACAAATGAATCAATTCTTTTATAGCTCTTGTTTCCACTATCTTTTCGCTTTCCCATTCTTGTATTTTCATCTCAAGAAGTTCTGTTGGTTAAAAAGTGTttgattattaaaataatttaagcaAGCATACATACTGTCTAAAAAGTATTTATTAATATGTTTCAAtctttctttaatttgtttatataatggtctaacatgtctaaatagTTCATCTATATTTACCACCAGTCTGTCAGCTCTGTTGTTTGGAGTTCTAAACACATTCGTGGCATGATTTGTTCGGCTTTAATCTTACTTGACTAGAACTGCAAGTCTACCTGATAAATTAAAAGTACCTAAAAATGATGTTGACCACCAGAACTCAACCATTCAATAATGAtataggtggtcgagtggtctagcgcgtcggatacagtgcaggtgatttggtgtcacgatatctcagtagaaTGAGTTCGAAAGCAaattttacagatctaacattgtttggctgATATTtggacgagttgtatatatacatttgtccTGAGGAAAGTTTTTATAGACTTCAGTGAATGTTATCTCTTATAGAGTGATAAGAAAGGATCTGAGTGAATACAATTGTAGActtttttatctgttttaataGTAATTTAAGCCAGATATTAAAAGGCCAATGATAATTTACCGATTATCAAAATCTGAAATGATTTGTTATGTAAGTAAAGTGTTGAATAGTTGTCTTAATGTCTTCAATTCAAaccacattttaaattttaaaaataaaagtatggCGGATACGGCATGTGTGTACGGAGTAAACAGGGTGCATCTTCAGAGTGAGAATATCCCGCGAGGCTTTTATTATCCACCATGTATGCGAATCAAGGCTTAGACAAATCATGAACGCAAAACGATTTTATATAATCGTTTAATTCACATATAAGACTTATTTacgtgtttaacatgtttttAGATCAAAGATATGCCACTTGTTAGTTGAAAAAAATCCATGTGTCCAAATCAGggtaaatttgatttatttgacaAATTTCGATTGAAAGTCTGAAATACGAAGAAAACATGCTTACTTTGTACACCTTTTGTGATAGAGTCATTAGTCTTTGCAATGTTCCTGATCTCATTTGGTATTTCTTTATCATTCTGATCCAGTTTGGCATATTTTAGGTCATTGCAAGTCTGTTTAAACCGATCCTTACTTAGTCTTTGAATTGCCTGTAAAAATCATTCAATTGACATTGCAACATTTTAGTTTCGTTTGACTTTTGTAGTAAATATTCTTGATATTAACTTGATTACCTCTCAGGTATTCATCTCAGTAGTCGATCTGCAATACAGACACGAGAAAAATACCGTATTTGTCCTaatagaatcgaaataattcatggaagcgatagattgttggaaatttacacatggcatgggccgtgatattcgttaattttatccctcgctaacgaaTAGGTATGTTTGTGTTGGATCTTACTGTACAGATGCCATGATACATTATAAGGTATGTTTGTGTTGGATCTTACTGTACAGATGCCACGATACATTATAAGGTATCATAATCAtgtcgaatatcacggcccaggtcatgtgaaaatttccaacaatctacgGCTTCCATTAATTATTTCTCAATTGAGAATGGTCTGTATATGATAAacttacaatgtattttgtaagTGTGTTTGTTGTACTTGATTCTGATCTGCATGATCTTTGAGTTTTCATAATACATGGATCGATACCACAATAAAATGCATTTGCTGACCTAAGGAAACACATTGATATGTGAAATAAAACCTAGATAATCGTTAAAATCCTTAAGTTGTTAGTTCCCTAATTTGGAATATTTTGTTTGCAATCCTTTTTAACTTTCTAAACTGTTATGCCTTATAGAACTGTTCTGATTCAAAAATTGCTTGTGTGTACGAAACTTTCTTCTGTCCGATTTGCTTAGTCGTTATGTTTATGTCCATCCTGAAATGTATCTTTCTCATATTCTAAGTTAAACTTTGAAGTGTTTGTATTACAAGTACATATACGTGGTTATGTGCACATTATTTGTTGCGCTTTCTATGCTACAGTTCTAATTCTGTCATCGATCGTCGATTAATAAGATcaatatgataaagaaatgttttGTAGATTTCAATCCTTATATTGTTTCTGTTATTGTGGTTTTCCTTCTCGAAGTTTCTTTTTTGAGGGGTTCTGgagttttcttggtttttttgTGGCCcttgaactgtttttttttaggcTCAAGGGTTGTttacttttcttcttttttgttgttgttattatttgACGTTATTTTTCAGTAACCCAcataatgtatgtgcctgtcctaattAAGTCATGTGCCTGTAATacggtagttgtcgtttgttgctatgtAACATTATTGTTTtcgtttatcattttttttacattagttaagacgttacttttctcgttttatattttattttggtgCCTTTTAAATATGACTACTGTCAATTTGTATCGAGGTATTAATTTCAACCATAGTTTGTATTAGTACATGAGAGATCGTTTAGTATTTCAGTCCTCATAACATAAATTACCTCCGAAATATCTGTCCACCATTGATGAAAATATGTTTCTGATAAGATACCAGTGCCACTGTGCGAAATTGTGTTCCTATAATATTTTAATCTTGAAAGATCTGCACCTTCACTTATGTCTGTCGTCAGAGGTAGAATATCCCCTACTGGTATAGGTGTCAGATGTCTTATCAGACTTATCATTAATGTTAGGTCAAAGGTTGAAGATGAAGTTGTTCcttaaagaaagaaaacaaaagttCTGTGTGTTCGCTGATCCCGTGAGAGTCTTTCTCATAGAAAATGAAAACACAAACAGCTATTCAATGTAGTAAAAGTATCTCCTCGTATCATTTTTAGCgtctttaaatatttcaattgcagtaaaaatgtttatcacgATATAGAAGCCCCAAACACCGTCAAAAGACTTAGCAGATGTACATTGACTGCAAGCCAAGTATGCAATCAACTCAGAATTTGACGGGGTAATAGTGTTTTAAGTCGGTGATTGAGATGATGTAATTGATGTCTACTCTTTTACAGTAATAAAAGTTATCAACCAAAAGAATTGCAAAAAAAGTGCATTATTTGATTACACAGTAAAGCATGTTTTCTGTGCAAAATCACTTTTACTACTATATAGAACGATAAATTCAAAGTCAACATATCAGCCTTCTATAGACAAAATGTCTAGAGTAAATTGTTTCTTTAAattatgcctgtaccaagtgaggaatatgacagttcttgtccattcgttttttatgtgttttgtcatttgattatggactttccgattggattttcctctgagttcggtatttttgtaattttactttttgcgGATACTTTAACATTTTAAGTACAATTTCTGAACTTCATTTTTATGTTGATCATGTAAACTTATGATTGTtttctatctatctataatacagttttatatgataaaatatgTACACATATAAACACTTGAGTGATATTTTGACTTGTAGAaatattaatataacattaaTACAATATCGTTTTGGATATCCTTATTATACATGTAGTGCAACAGAAACCAAATACATCGTATACATACCTGATTTAGGAAACATTAAGTCCCATTGTATTTGGGTTAAAATATTTCGCTTTTTTAAAGACTCCAACATCTTAAATCTTTCCTGATGTAGTGTTTTCTGCAGTACGTCTGGATGAAATTCTTTGTCAAATTTAACTCTGACTGCAGAAGGGGCAATCGTTATAAGCAAGTTTGCTATTCGTAGGAAATGTATTTCTTcagatgatattgttttattagtTTCTTGTGACTGTTTTATCGATTCTGCCATTATtctgaaaaattaaataacatttttctCAAAGATATATGTTACTTTTATTAAGATTACTGTTATAATTCAAGCTTTTTAACTAAATTGCGTAGTGGTTCACTAAAGCTTAACATTGAAACAGACAGGTATACTGACATGGCTAGAGAATTACGTTTATGCAAATAATATGTGATATGCAGTGTGTTGAAAACGTATACCTCTTTTTTATTAATATGcctatcaaaaaaatcaattagaCATAAATGTTTGTCAAAATCCTGTTGTTCTTTGCCTAACATTATTAAATTAAGTATTTATTTAGAATAACGTCTGTTTTACATATTAAGAAACTGTTACTACATAAAATCTGCGTCGTCAATCAGATCAAATATTGTTACttaatgttatttgttttcttataatgCTTTTGTATGTATTGGTCTCTGCTTTTTATCATTTATCATGTTGCAAATATGTTGTCGTTTCTATATCATATATGTGCTTTTTGTATTCATAACTTCATGTTGGATAAAATGTTATGTGCATATGTATATGAATCAGTCAAGTCATATAATCCGAGACTAACAACTTAATTATACTATGAGAAATGACAATACATCTTTAGATAGttttattatttaaggaatgactgtaatatcttTTATGTTTATGGAggaataacatcaaaaatgtggcgCAAACGGAATAATCCGCTAAGCgagttattttaaagtgtgcgccacattttttatgttatttcgtataaacagaaaatatattcatttctgataatttaattttaaattccattttaaaccggagtaaaccatgaaacaaacgtcacggtcacatgataaaattatgtctatgagctgataaacaaaacaacgccAGCCAATTAGAAGACACGTAACATCCAAaatgaaattatagaaaaatagataaaaagaaaagataattttgatatttctAGAATTTATGTATATTGATGGACTGTAttgtttaaagtaataaaaaaatgaatatacttTCTCAAATCATatttgggcgtttttcaataaaagcgtacttttcagacctaaaaaaaatggtaaatcaacttgtctaaaatttaatttcaagagttattttgaatacctctataatagacctgtttgtaaacaaaaattgcaatcttaaatattctttaaaatgatattattttcataatttgtgtactgtttcgtttgggacttttgtcccctacgaaacttcttctaaacacatatatttttttccaatattaaatgtttcctatagacattccagtttttttactttaaaaactagaaaaatatcatttttttctgaataggaaaaccatttttatcgataaagattagacagtacttcacatatgaaggttcaactcatgttacgtagtggacattttgatgcgtttcgtagtggacaaacccgtttcgtagtggacaaaaagtttcgtagttgacatcaaccctatcatatgttaataaaaacataataaaaattacatgaaactaatccttgttatttgttttgcacgaatataattaaaaaaatattaaaaaagactgcatggtagtggtagtgtccactacgaaacgtttttctcccatacttgtttcgtaggggaccgtttcgtaagggacgtatttgcatgttttattttttccccacaatccctatattgcaatagttaCAAGaatgattgtattcatcaaagcatttatcaagctgtacactgatattttttttataattttaaaaccagatactgaaggagatttgacccgtttcgtagtggacattatcaaaattacggtatcactctggtccatttaatgtgctcaatttttcttatcaacaatttaattgccgttttaaaagcatcacttcttttgtaagaccctaatgtttatatctcttgcaaacaaaaatgacattgattttataaaactgtttattggcaaattttaatgacttcgtttcgtagtggacattttgtgagggacacaccttctgaaattaaaaaacctatattgaaagctgttaattaaaatatgttggctctgaacatacttttgaattattaaagaacttatgtaaagtaaaaaaaacatttattccttcatttttttacaatattttagagtatgaatgttgaacaggcggtctagggacatgtcATTTTGGTTGTTTGGGACCATTCAagagtcaatatcttatcaatccctctaaaaataaactgCTTCTTTGCTTAAAagtgttaaatctaattcaatgtactgactgcacaaaacaTTACTttcaaagatcaaacacattttttttaaagtggctgggacaagaaaatacgtttttattgaaacaCGCCCATTTATGATATAGTTTtactttttttccaaatattattaaaaatgtatttaaaatatgatttactTTATTCTAGTAATAAGTGTAAAACTGTTCACTACATTTTTGTAAGTTCTTCACTATTGATAAATGACTGATCGACAGGTATAGTTGTGTCTCAGTTTTGTGAACAGGAATATTTGGAGATtgtcaatatttataatgattttgaataatactatgtataacaagaatgtgtcctaagaaCACGggtgccccatccgcactatcattttctatcatATCATTCGAACATATGCACTAAGTTAAAAGTTGATtgtcttcaacttcatcaaaataaAGTCAACATAGATTCCAAGACAAaacaacctcgaccaaaaactttaccctggaacgggacagacgaacggacagatTAAAAcactcacagaccagaaaacgcAATGCCCATAAATAGagcataaaaaaaagtttttgataaaatactgaaagaacaaaaaaaaatataggaacatataaatacattttatatttttaaccgAAGTTTTGCAAatgcaaattttatttaaaatttgtgtatcatcatttcaaattgaaGTATAGTGTTATTGTGCAAAATGATAGGCATAATCGAAAAATGACTATGCAATGAAAgatgtgttttatattttaattataaaaggtTCTGATAAAGTtcgtatacaccttatcgctaatcccggctgacccggcggCTAGATTTTTTGaggcatacaacaatcacttttccattgtggcgtaagatattttgttttatgacgtcaaaatgttgcGGGAACCTGTGTGGTGTCCAGTAaaggcggacaaatagcgataaggtgtattgttcaCAGGTAGATCTATCTGTTTTCTTACTTGAGGCTGATATTTTGCTGTGAAAGTGTCAGCCATTTCCTTATTAAGGGTCGGTGTATTGAATTGTACTTGTATGCGCTTGGTTGATTTATGCTTATTTTAGTTTATTTGCGATATTTCTAATCGAAACATTATTCATTATCCATGAATTAACAACGTTGATTACTTGAGAACATTCTATCATTTCATACTTTGGTTTAGAAAAGTTAATAATTCAGGAAGggaaataatcatttttttttgagCTTTTATATAGCTTTgtacaggttgggaacaaccctctATATGATGTGTTTACCTTTATAGAGAAataatccttctatagagggATACAATTTTTTTAGGCAAAACAAGGCACATTGGCATTCTCTCCTTATTATGGCAGTAACCTGCAACACTTGATGCACCAATTGATGTGCttagtttaatatgcacatagtatatagatataggaagatgtggtatgagtgccaatgagacaactctccatccaaataacaatttataaaaaattaaaccTCCCCAGTTGACTGAATATACAATCAATTGTTTACCATGATTGAAAGTTGTAATGATCAGGTAAATTCTGCTTCGTTATGCCTCACTAAACAGAATTGCTATTGTAAGATTTAACATAGTAGTTAAAGGACAACTGTcccttttgttgttgatcagaTAAGTATACAAAAGATTGCAAGTTCTGTCACTTTCGCAGAAAACTGGGCATCTCATTTTTTGAGTAAAGTGTAATCATTGATGCATATAATGCTCTAGATAATAGCCAGTATAACTAGAAAATGACAATCTGTCCTATTTTGCTTTAAATCCAGTCTAAATAAAATTACCCCTCTATATAtatagaaggattatccctctataaaGGTATAAAcaccatatagagggtttgttcTCAACCTGTTGTATGACTTAATGTTTCTGATGCAttcaattgatatttatttattttacaatgttactAGTAACACGTATTTGTCTTTATGTAGAGTGCATTATACTGCAATGTTTGTGCAAATTCATGATCATATACTGTTCTTTATATAGGTATGTAATAACATAAATGTGCAtgtcttaaagttgatgtgtttccctcggttctAATTAGTtacacggatttgttttctctcgatcGTTTAGTGACTTTTGCTTAGCGGTATACTCAAGTTGCCTTTTTTAAATGTGGAAAAGAATATATAAGCTTTGTCTGTTGTTGAAttcttttcattcatttttattgaatgtcaacattaaaagaAACAGTTGCGAAAGTCAGAAAAAATGTACGTTTATAGATTTAATGGTAACTGTTTGGATGtttgtatgaatattttttacAACATATAAAGTGAAAAACATTCAACATGATATTATCcacatacgtgaaggattttgtTATTTGcggttaaaaaatatgttttgtgtaACTAAAagtaatgattttttatttcactaaaaaatattaatttaagatattttgatTGTATCAACTTGcttgattttgaaataaaaatttatgatgGATGCACGTCATTGTATTCCCTCTGATAGCCTCTGACATTCTTTAAGTGTTCTGTACAGCTTACGACACGTCACATGTTATTCCTGATGTtgttaaattataatattaaagaATAGATCTATATTGCTGGTGTAAGATTAAACAATTTCAGTGGTTTGTATACATGTTGACTAAGGTTTCCTCTGAATCAGTTAAAAAGatagatatataaatattatattgtttgtcatcaagaAACATGGATATAGTTGTTATTTAGTAATGTGTACGATAATTAAGTTTTACTTGTAGAATTAGGAATTCAgaagtaaaaatcagtacagtcgagcaagatttatataattttctGACTTTTAACGGTTTGTAgtgataacaaaaataacatttgaaacaTTCTGAATAAGGTTATGCATGATCAAGGTCTGaattgggtttacagaatagagaaaaatgataaAGAAAGTAAGTGcagaaatgcaacaaaaaaaaagatagaccACAACAGTTAAAATGGTCTATATGTATAAACAGTTTAAGAATACAGCTCAAAATGAAATACCACCTCTCGGTTATGTTGAGCATGGTTTAACAAGTTCAAACATATATCTACTGTACATGTTACGATCACTTACCTGTTTTACTTTTGTATGTAATGTATGTTGTTTGTCGATAGGTACATGACACACAGTTgcttatttgaaaatatcttattcTATTATCTTATTAATGTCTAACTCTTGTATACTCAAATGTACCACAGTACAtcaaaactgacaaaaaataCATCACTTCCTGTTTCTTCCTCGTGCAATTAGTATTTGTTGCAAACACGCTATGACAATGTTTGAAGTAGTCATCAAAACAAGTATTCTCTAGAAGTATTGTAAGTAAATTCTTCATATTTCCACCATTTTACATTTTGTCTCATTATGTAACCATGTGCTTATCAATAAAGTATGACAGCCCCATTTAGGAACGGCATCTATTTTTATCTCaggtttatttttcaaattatgtgAAAGTGATGTCTATTTTtaaacacaacatatatatacctTCTAAAGTGTGACGGGTATAACCTCGAGGAAACGACTTGAAACATTTACATTGTCTgctaatatttaaatgttaattacatttaaaatattCTGATGTAGATAAAATTATGGTAAGTATTATTGGATCCAATAGTCGATAGGAATTTCTTATTTGTAAATAACGgtcttttaaattatattgttactagaacacacccgcgaaatcgcgggcattcagagcctagtttaaagtatgtaaagtgttgttgggaGAATTTTGTAAAGTAtcgaatgactggagaatttcagcaaaagtatcataagtcataggttattggcgacaggaaaatgcttttttttatccctcctcctttatttccaatattcccattttttggttttctatcaatttcaatatgaacatacatttagtatgttatgaacattcaagtaaggagcgagtaattcagtggttgttgtttgtttatgtgttacatatttgtttatcgttcatttattttgttcataaataaggccgctagttttcaggtttgaattgttttacattgtcagttttGGGCCTTTTAAAGATGAGTATGCGGTTTGGACTTTGCTCGTTGTTGTAggtcgtacggtaacctataaatgttaatatctgtgttatattggtctcttgtggagagttgtctcaacatggcaatcataccacatcttcttttttttgtaatcaatgaattttgtaaaagatttaatgactggagaatttcagaaaaggtatcaaaagttcacatgaatattttttgtgcTTATCTgtttattatgaacattcattactatataaatatagtgtatttactttcaattctaagtttactaatcaaTCCATAGTGATCATTGATaaagtatacagaccctctctatttaataaactctgtgactgccgtgaatagtaaacttgaaaatgatagcagatagaattctgaaaatacactttattctttgtatatgtatgttcaaagtatacaaaaaaaacgcaaaccggaagtctaatctgacttaaaatttcgtccaaagacgggacaatatccggatgccttttttctcgtttttctccaaatataactcaatctgaataatcatatgaatggatgacaaatggcaCTATcaactgtacctataggacacagaggcgtgttgatcaacgaattgtggaaagaagagaagcgacacccaaaatgaggtcttctcgtttaatagtatagatagataTTGTCATGTACAAAATgatgtatataatatatgagTTAAAGTAACTAAACAACGAATTATATTCAAACGTGATGCAATAAGATCAAATTGAGACAAATCTTATCGTACCtcggtttttgtcgagcctgcaactgtTGTCGCAGAAAGCTAGACAAAGGGATaatgatccggcggcggcgtaaGGTATAACGTCTtaacaactttatattttagaaggtggaagacctgaatgccccatactttgtatatagatgcattatgttacgaagtttccttcAGTTAGATGTCCAAGTTCTGTCATGGTTCGGGGACTACTTTAAATAAAAGTtaagatattttgtaaaattaaattctctcttattagtaataggataactatatttggtatgtgcgtaccttgcaaggtcctaatgcccgtcagacagtttccACTTGACAtcgacttcatttcatggattagtgaacacggttaagttttggtggtcaagtccatatctcagatactataagcaataggtctaatatattcggtgtatggaatgactgtaaggtttacatgtccaactggctggtgtcatctgaccgtgacctaattttcatggttcagtggttacagttaagtttttgtgtttttgtctgtttttttatactgtatgcaataggtctaccaTATTTCGTGTATGAAATGATAGTAAGGTGCatatgtctagctggcaggtgacatctgaccttgacctcatattcatagtTCAACGGGCAaagtttggtcttttttttcgaatactatatgtaaataaaa includes:
- the LOC139503595 gene encoding uncharacterized protein, with amino-acid sequence MAESIKQSQETNKTISSEEIHFLRIANLLITIAPSAVRVKFDKEFHPDVLQKTLHQERFKMLESLKKRNILTQIQWDLMFPKSGTTSSSTFDLTLMISLIRHLTPIPVGDILPLTTDISEGADLSRLKYYRNTISHSGTGILSETYFHQWWTDISEAIQRLSKDRFKQTCNDLKYAKLDQNDKEIPNEIRNIAKTNDSITKGVQKLLEMKIQEWESEKIVETRAIKELIHLLTYNNIVLVTGTFGCGKSSALHYVALQFHHDKVYDIIPVCNPEEIKQYFNPDCKQMFVIDDACGTYSIDICKVNRWIDISNDILSMVLSSDIKIIASCRTHISQDRLFKRNKILLEVECDMISEKLCLTEKERMLIGNIFLSHHDLQVLKTSNENLITKYFFFPLLCNQYQKQKSLDIVKFFSNPDEVIRNELVRLFDAQDQKTIATLIVFIVYNNRVHKTVLNKFSGIKIFLEDISDHLHLQSSFSIQVVKSEIHNLKKTYVQKHGETYRIGNEKVFDILVAFCGEKKFDLILDIADADIIRDRFLLKVMTKTIENVSLQDVIHVDEKNERKYFDRLLKDIENGFIEKVFSNRNLNSSLVRKQFVEYIKGKVDFKKVLTHLPQQKLYSLLLSMLHQGYSELVPMLLTKDINYNLTNWNGDTPLYTASYKGYTNIVKLLLENNANPNISTWICQKPQNNVKLKYQHDFDNNSKRHHSDRGEVESPNWATLRKRKCSLDGLFDCSVFQIPHHIIRRFHVTSLYIASKEGYFDIVRLLLEYKADPNVICDRDKVSPLIVSSRKGYTSIVKWLLLYRGDPNGTSCDASKTTPLYEASSEGHTDIVKLLLNHNADHSRRCTWKEDTALDRAVCNNRIGVVEELLKHKVDCTISNRETKIPLFVAVENNYKEIIDLMLNLSSDVHIRDKFNTMRLYLASKSGDLRTVQELLNQNVDPGHEYNMSSLYIASYEGHVDIVRLLLDKNIDTNIVNKENESVLYAAVNRGHTDIVKKLLEHDCNPNICNTDNETPLHIATRLGHTEIVKLLLIHKGDLNVYNNEHQTPLIIAATLGRVKIANLLLEYNCDVNISNNENETPLYIASCRGDIAIAKLLLNYNCDLLISNKYNESPLVKAKGYGHLEIAEMLSEKLNINNVFYKT